Genomic segment of Anaerobacillus alkaliphilus:
GTTAGTGAGGAAATTTTTTCAGTAGACTTACATATACCAAACATGATCAATTGGTTAAAGCAATATAATTATGAAGTAGATCTACCGTCCCAGTTAGATGTTGAGCAATTAATAGAAACAATGAAAAAAGATAAAAAGTCGGAAGATGGCATCGTTCGTATGGTTCTTCTAAGTGAGTTAGGAAAAGCAGAGGTCGTTTCAATTCCAGAAGAGCGATTAAAAGTGTTATTAAGCGAATTTTCTCGTAAAGGAATAGCGCGCTAGAAAATCCAAGTAAAAAGGTTTTCTAAATAAGAAACGACGGAGGGATTATATGGTTAGAGGAATTCGTGGTGCAATCACTGTCATCAATAATGAAGAACAAGAAATAATCAAAGCTACTGAAAGATTAATAAAGGAGATCATAATCCTAAATCAAGTTGCTCCTGAGAATGTAGCTCATATAATCATCACGGTTACAGAGGACTTAAACGCAACGTTCCCTGCAAAAGCATTACGTTCGTTTGAAGGGTGGACGTATGTACCAGTTATGTGTTCTCGTGAGATACCAGTTCCAAAGAGCTTACCTAAATGTATTCGGGTTATGCTTACTGTTAACACTAGTTCTGCGCAAGCAGACATTAAACATGTGTATTTAGAGGATGCTATTCATTTAAGACCAGATTTACAGTTGACAGACAGACACTTGTAAGTTAAGATGTCGTGTAAGAGAAGAGTTTAGAGTAGAAGAGTTTTTAACGAGAAAAGTTAGTCTAAAGAGTAGTTTAGTTGTTTAGTTAGCAGAGAAGAGCAGAGAAGAGAATGAGTATAGTTGAGCTGAGCAGAGGTATAGTTTATTTAAGTATGCCTATAACTGTACAGTTATAGGCTTTTATAGTTTAAAAGGAACAAATTTACTATATTTGTTTGTTTCTATATAAAAACTACCCCATTTGTTATGACGAAAAGTCTAACAACTCACCCTCAACCTTTCGTTTTCTTCACCTATATTAACTGAGGTGAAAATAATGAAAAACCTAACATTTGCGCAATTTCTTGAAGACGCAAAAACATACAAAACAATCCCTTTTATATCCCATTTTTTTGCAGACACGTTAACACCTATTCAAATTTTTAATCAACTTGAGCAAGAAGCAGTGTTTTTATTAGAAAGTAAAGACGAGCAATCTCCTTGGTCGAGATATTCATTTATTGGATTAACTCCAAAGTACTATCTAAGAGAAAATAATCAGGCTTTCTTATTCTTAGATTCAAACAAGCAAGTAATTTCACAGCACAGTACTTTCAACAAAGCTTTTCATCAAGCGCTCGACTACATTCAAGCGAAAGAAGTAGATTTGCCAATCCCTTTTCAAGGTGGAGCTGTCGGAGCAATTTCATATGATGCAGTAGAGATTATCGAGCCAATCCTACATGATCTAGAAAATATCAA
This window contains:
- the aroH gene encoding chorismate mutase is translated as MVRGIRGAITVINNEEQEIIKATERLIKEIIILNQVAPENVAHIIITVTEDLNATFPAKALRSFEGWTYVPVMCSREIPVPKSLPKCIRVMLTVNTSSAQADIKHVYLEDAIHLRPDLQLTDRHL